A genomic region of Choristoneura fumiferana chromosome 17, NRCan_CFum_1, whole genome shotgun sequence contains the following coding sequences:
- the LOC141437308 gene encoding ubiquitin-like protein 5, giving the protein MLEVTCNDRLGKKVRVKCNPDDTVGDLKKLIAAQTGTRYDKIVLKKWYTVFKDHIKLSDYEIHDGMNLELYYQ; this is encoded by the coding sequence ATGCTAGAGGTAACATGCAACGATCGTCTCGGAAAGAAAGTGAGAGTGAAATGTAACCCAGATGACACAGTAGGGGACCTCAAGAAACTCATAGCAGCGCAGACCGGTACGCGGTACGACAAAATCGTCCTCAAGAAATGGTATACTGTGTTCAAAGATCACATCAAATTATCAGACTATGAAATTCACGATGGAATGAACCTAGAGTTATATTATCAATAA